The following are encoded in a window of Zymoseptoria tritici IPO323 chromosome 4, whole genome shotgun sequence genomic DNA:
- the MgSCP160 gene encoding RNA-binding G protein effector of mating response pathway (In Saccharomyces, this gene expresses an essential, predominantly associated with nuclear envelope and ER, interacts in mRNA-dependent manner with translating ribosomes via multiple KH domains, similar to vertebrate vigilins): protein MQKHASEETHNPTVEEVPDEDLVAHPPPSDIPAESAPASDATLSSKAAGKQPMREQPAAPKKPALDTQSEELFPALGASKAPANAAPSMWSKKPAAVGKAANGRGPTPQMSLPGRYSEQIQLHPSMMTPRNQLKKPVAEVLRDINKRSKATIEMKSGPGGVIVFEGSGPVDAVRIALKEVANQLCAKQNLKVPIPMSVRGKIVGKQGATIQAISKKTGAKINISKQEAAEILEDDDMDATIDVQIEGDPFAVQMAKQDIEKIVNEHTSTASTRLKHIPAEYYPFLNQQLAGSQVGQNAKMQIPQYTNWRQQAPAQNPASFAPQAGLPISLSGDRQAVAELRAEIDRQVQQLQRQLMLEQMAVERGRHQFIFGNKGTSLNEFVKDTGCSVILPPDDDESETLYIVGPSDRIEEAKERIMDLASSMTMASADISRQFANAPRGAQNHARDVTRYLQQRKAIQDIERAHNASIVPDTTGAWNIYAPDNKTAMKARADIMSLVGGHPPSRFQPVDVDPFYHAHIREQAARQIRDDYGVRVVIPDEFDESPILLVYEDRSASPDYQLPRQPPQQSEVQAFQQALQQAQKHILGMLSGNAEITSREVEAPVKFHDKIRRHVDRHHQSLGEGQIPTQVSFGGPRQAAQRRNPGPTVSLRGPQDSVDTLMQSLLAFIEQEKQDELERGFTLTFDFPQQHANHLIGRKGENINRLREEFDVDIQLNDGKCEIKGPEAKANACKKHILEMAKKLEDETTHHLNVPAQYHRELIGAQGAQVNRLQDRYNVRVNFPRNKQGNDDDGDEGGSRRKDQQQPNEVIIKGPSRGADQCRDELLSLLQYVKDNSHTATVSVAQNQLPSLIGSGGKEMEALRLETGAQVDVPSARDAASENGRAEIKIKGSKKAVEDAKKMIEEKAKVFDNTITRNLEVERKHHRLIIGSGGSNLRNIILQAGGPEEQRLHNRMIRFPKTDVEGNTIRVEGQKSVVDKICSAIEALVKDQESQTTENIEVKPEKHRLLIGRGGETRRNLEQQFGVQINVPRQTDTGPNRSQVRIQGQAENVEKAKAHIIELTKDLEGETVSIPRRFHHVIADNGQFFRRLRNDHKVTVDHDGQRPPPKTTAPTPTRANGGSMPLITDEPGSSSHSWESHDLNSSTEEGDIPWTLSGASPEAVAGARAKLEKALEEAQRQDTIGFLILPDPRAYRHVIGPGGSEINRIRKKTGTKIQVPRDQQSGEAIEIVGSKAGVEEARDVILEIVQNNA from the exons ATGCAAAAGCACGCTTCTGAAGAGACGCACAACCCCACCGTGGAGGAGGTGCCCGACGAGGACCTCGTGGCCCACCCGCCGCCCTCTGACATTCCCGCGGAGTCTGCTCCGGCTTCTGATGCGACACTGTCGAGCAAGGCTGCAGGCAAGCAGCCGATGCGTGAGCAGCCTGCCGCTCCGAAAAAGCCGGCTCTTGATACCCAGTCTGAGGAGTTGTTCCCTGCTCTGGGCGCCTCCAAGGCTCCGGCCAATGCTGCTCCGAGCATGTGGTCGAAGAAACCCGCTGCCGTGGGCAAGGCTGCCAACGGC CGTGGCCCAACTCCACAGATGTCTCTCCCGGGTCGCTACTCTGAGCAGATCCAGCTCCACCCCTCGATGATGACTCCAAGAAATCAGCTGAAGAAGCCGGTGGCTGAGGTTCTGCGTGATATCAACAAGCGATCCAAGGCTACTATCGAAATGAAGTCTGGACCTGGCGGTGTCATTGTGTTCGAGGGCTCTGGTCCTGTGGACGCTGTTCGCATCGCTTTGAAGGAGGTCGCGAACCAGCTTTGTGCTAAG CAAAACCTCAAGGTGCCCATCCCAATGAGCGTCCGTGGCAAGATCGTCGGCAAGCAGGGTGCTACTATCCAGGCCATTTCCAAGAAGACTGGTGCCAAGATCAATATTTCGAAGCAAGAGGCGGCAGAAATTCTCGAGGACGATGATATGGATGCGACAATCGATGTTCAGATCGAGGGAGACCCGTTTGCTGTTCAGATGGCGAAGCAGGACATCGAGAAGATCGTCAACGAGCACACATCCACGGCCAGTACTCGTTTGAAGCACATTCCCGCGGAGTACTACCCATTCTTGAACCAGCAGCTTGCTGGCTCCCAGGTCGGACAAAATGCGAAGATGCAGATCCCACAATACACCAACTGGCGCCAGCAGGCACCGGCTCAGAACCCAGCATCGTTTGCCCCCCAGGCTGGGCTTCCCATCTCGCTCTCCGGTGATCGCCAGGCTGTTGCAGAGCTCCGAGCGGAGATTGACCGCCAGGTCCAGCAATTGCAAAGGCAACTCATGCTTGAGCAAATGGCAGTCGAGCGTGGAAGACACCAGTTCATCTTCGGCAACAAGGGCACTTCGCTCAACGAGTTCGTCAAGGACACTGGCTGCTCTGTGATCTTGCCtccggacgacgacgaatccgAAACCCTCTACATCGTTGGACCCTCTGATCGCATCGAGGAGGCCAAGGAACGGATCATGGATTTGGCGTCGAGCATGACCATGGCCAGCGCGGACATCTCCCGTCAATTTGCCAACGCCCCACGAGGCGCTCAGAACCACGCTCGTGATGTCACTCGCTACTTGCAGCAGCGCAAGGCTATTCAAGACATTGAGCGTGCGCACAACGCTAGCATCGTTCCCGACACTACGGGCGCGTGGAACATATACGCTCCGGACAACAAGACCGCCATGAAAGCTCGTGCCGACATCATGAGTCTGGTCGGAGGTCACCCACCAAGCCGATTCCAGCCTGTTGATGTCGATCCGTTCTATCACGCTCACATTCGCGAGCAGGCTGCCCGACAGATCCGCGACGACTATGGTGTTCGTGTCGTCATTCCCGACGAGTTTGACGAGTCGCCGATTCTCCTTGTCTACGAAGACCGCTCAGCATCGCCTGACTACCAGCTCCCAAGACAACCACCACAGCAGTCCGAGGTGCAGGCGTTCCAGCAGGCTCTTCAGCAAGCCCAGAAGCACATCCTCGGAATGCTGAGTGGTAACGCGGAGATCACCTCGCGCGAGGTTGAGGCTCCCGTGAAGTTCCACGACAAGATCCGTCGCCACGTTGACCGTCACCACCAGTCGTTGGGCGAGGGACAGATCCCGACTCAAGTCAGCTTCGGTGGTCCTCGTCAAGCCGCGCAAAGACGCAACCCAGGTCCGACCGTCAGTCTGCGCGGACCTCAGGACTCAGTCGACACGCTGATGCAAAGTCTGCTGGCCTTCatcgagcaggagaagcagGATGAACTTGAGCGTGGCTTCACATTGACATTCGACTTCCCGCAACAACATGCAAACCATCTCATCGGACGCAAGGGCGAGAACATCAACCGTCTCCGCGAGGAGTTCGATGTCGACATTCAGCTGAACGACGGAAAGTGCGAGATCAAAGGTCCCGAGGCTAAAGCCAATGCTTGCAAGAAGCACATTTTGGAGATGGCGAAAAAGCTTGAAGACGAGACCACTCACCACCTCAACGTGCCAGCCCAATATCACAGGGAGCTGATCGGAGCACAAGGCGCCCAGGTCAACCGTCTGCAGGACCGCTACAACGTCCGCGTAAACTTCCCTCGCAACAAGCAGGGCAACGatgacgatggcgatgagggcGGCTCGCGCCGCAAGGACCAGCAGCAGCCAAACGAGGTTATCATCAAGGGTCCCAGCAGGGGCGCCGATCAATGTCGCGACGAGCTTCTGAGCCTGCTCCAGTACGTCAAGGACAACTCACACACTGCTACCGTGTCCGTCGCACAAAATCAGCTGCCGTCATTGATCGGATCTGGAGgcaaggagatggaggctCTGCGTCTCGAGACTGGCGCGCAGGTCGATGTTCCCAGCGCCCGTGATGCTGCTAGCGAGAACGGACGTGCAGAGATCAAGATCAAGGGCTCGAAGAAGGCCGTTGAAGATGCCAAGAAGATGATCGAGGAGAAAGCCAAAGTGTTTGACAACACCATCACTCGGAATCTCGAGGTTGAACGAAAGCACCACCGCCTCATCATCGGATCTGGGG GCTCGAACCTGCGAAACATCATCCTCCAAGCTGGTGGCCCAGAGGAGCAGCGCCTTCACAACCGCATGATCCGCTTCCCCAAGACTGACGTCGAGGGCAACACCATTCGCGTGGAGGGTCAGAAGTCTGTCGTCGACAAGATCTGCTCTGCCATCGAAGCCCTTGTCAAGGACCAAGAGTCGCAGACCACTGAGAACATCGAAGTCAAGCCAGAGAAGCACCGTCTACTCATTGGCCGAGGAGGCGAGACTCGCCGTAACCTCGAGCAGCAATTCGGCGTCCAGATCAACGTCCCTCGCCAGACCGACACCGGCCCAAATCGTTCTCAGGTGCGGATCCAGGGTCAGGCCGAGAACGTCGAGAAGGCCAAGGCACACATCATCGAGCTCACCAAGGACCTCGAGGGCGAGACCGTCTCCATTCCCCGCCGCTTCCACCACGTCATCGCGGATAACGGGCAATTCTTCCGCCGTCTGCGCAACGACCACAAAGTCACCGTCGACCACGACGGCCAGCGCCCTCCACCAAAGACGACCGCTCCCACCCCAACCCGCGCCAACGGCGGCTCTATGCCTCTCATCACCGACGAGCCCGGCTCTAGCAGCCACTCCTGGGAATCGCACGAtc